The Zingiber officinale cultivar Zhangliang chromosome 2A, Zo_v1.1, whole genome shotgun sequence genomic sequence CATGCGTCCGCTTCTTACTTGCATTCACTGCCATTAATCTTCGCCGCCTATCTTTTCTTGGACCTTCAGGACCCTCATCCTCCTCCTCTCTCATTTATGTCCCTAGTTACTATCGATCTTTGCGGCCGCCTTGAGTGATCCGTTGTTTGCACCTATTTTGAGCTACTATGCCTTTTCTTCTTCAGTTTTTTTGTAGTAGTGCTTGGCACCATTGATCGATCTGGAAACTTAACTATTTTTGGAAGTGTTGGTATTTTTTGCCTTCCCTTTTTCCTGAATCAGCACTacaagcaaaaaataaaaaacaaggaGGCGCCTTTTGATGCTGCAACCTTCCTACGAGTAAGATCTCATAGATTCTGCTAGAAGGCAGCGAGCGGGGGCGggagtggaggaggagagggaccaaagcacatgatttttaaaatgaggtCGGAAACTAGACTAGATTCGTTGGTCTTCCAGCTTACACCTACACGCACCAGGTATGACGCCAAATCCTTATCAACGCCTCTATTTCTTGTTCGATAATGAGGGATAGATCGAGGGATTTATATAGAAAGACCAGATGTCCGAGAGTGTGAAAATTTGAGATCTTGTAAGGTATTATTGTTTCTATGATGTGGAGATTTGAACCAAAAAAGTGATATCTAAAGATTTGATAATGGATGCATTTTATTTCCTGGTGGAAGACTACTTTGATGCCGGAATATTAATTAATACAATATGTTTTATAAAGAGACTGAGAGTATTTTTCTCGATCAAGATAGACACTTTCCAGTTTTACACGTGCAATGGGTAAGAATTGAACTATGATTTATTGATTGGTGATGGTAGTGGTGTTTCCTTTTCCAACTAGCTGGTATGAGTGTgatttcattttgatttgtgtgcatGCCTCTGCTATAGACACTTCTAATAAACTTACGTATACAGAAGTTTGGTATACCAAATTTCTTTATACTAAAACTTTCGTATACCGAAGATTTGGTGTATCAAGTGTCGGTATACTAAAGTTCGCTAAATTGAAATTCTTTATATTGGTATACCAAACTTTGGTATACCGAAGTTTTGGTGTTCCAAGTGTTGGTATACCAAACTTTAGTATAGGTATACTCAGTTGTAGAAGAGGTGGACTACCTCTGGAGGAAGATAGTGGAAGAACTTTGATATTGTTTTTTAATCATTAATGTTTAGACAGAGGCTATTGAGCCCCTCATTTTAGAACTAACAGATTTGATCATTTGTATAATGTCTCTGTCTTTTTTGCGAGGGTAACTGTTCACATGGGGGTTGTCGGCGCCGGCTCGCAGGCTACATGTACTGTCCGTCCTCTTCTTTATACGCTCCTCCCACCAGCTAGTAATCTTCATCTTCGACAATGACTCTTGTGGTGGTGGTTCTGATGATGATGCTCGCCGCTACCTGCACTTCCTTCTGGCTTCCGCTCTCTGCCCCACCGCCGATCACAGAGCCATTCGACGCCTCGAAGCCTCCAAAGTCACCGCCGATCACAGAACTGCCACAGCTGTCGCTTCCACCTCCACCACTCACCTTGCAATCACCACTCACGGCCTCCAATGAGCCCTTCAAGTCCCTCAAGCCCTCAAAGTCGGCTCCAAAGTTGCCCCCAATGCTGTCGTCTCCACCGATTGAGCTGCTGCCGATTCAGCAGCCACCGCAGCCGCTTCCACCAACCCCACCACCCCTGTGACCTGTGACCTGTGAACCTTGTGAATTCATCCCTTTCTAGCTAGTAAATAATGATAGGGATGATGTTTATCTAGTCTAGTTTAATGAAATTAAGAGGTTTTCAACTAAAATAAATGCACTGTGCAAGGTTATTAAACGACTGTGCTAGACAGTATATTGATACGTCGACAGCAAAGTGGGACAAATATGATTCACTAAACATGATATCTGTCCCAATGTAGAATATTTAACTATAAACTTAAAAACTTGAACAgatcttttaaaaatatatgtAAGTCACTAAGAACTTACTAAGTTCTATGAGGAACAGAAACCTTGAATGAGGCTTCAAGGGCTTCTTTATAATTTTCTTCATCTTAATTAATAAGCATGTGAGTTTTAATTAAATCATATactagaaaataaaagaaaagaaagaaaaaaagagagaaagacAACGACAAAGTGTGAATAATCAAAATATCTGCACATATTTTAATTAACGTAGTGAATTCAAgggattataaatattttatttgaatgaAACTAGTGAAAATTTGAGATCTTGTAAGGTATTATTGTTTCTATGATGTGGAGATTTGAACCAAAAAAGTGATATCTAAAGATTTGATAATGGATGCATTTTATTTTCTGGTGGAAGACTACTTTGATGTCGGAATTACTTAATACAATATGTTTCATAAAGAGACTGAGAGTACTCTTCTCGATCAAGATTGAAGCTTTCCTATTTTCATGTGCAATGGTTAAGAATTGAACTGCGATTTTTTTGATTTGGTGATGGTAGTGGTGTTTCCTTTTCCAACTAGCTGGTATAAGTGTAatatcattttgatttgtgtgcatGCCTCTGCTATAGACACTTCTAATAAACTTACGTATACTGACGTTTGGTATACCGAATTTCTCTATGCTAAAACTCCGGTATACTGAAGATTTGGTGTATCAAGTGTCGGTATACTAAACTTCGCTAAATCGAAATTCTTTATATTCAAACTTTGGTATACCAATGTTTTGGTGTACCAAGTGTTGGTATACTAAAGTTCGGTATACCGAACTTTAGTATAGGTATACTGAGAGGTGGTAGAGGTGGACTACCTGTGGAAGAAGATAGTGGAAGagctttgatatttttttaatcattaatGTTTAGATAGAGGCTGTTGAGCCCCTCTTTTAGAACTAACAGATTTTATCATCTAAATAATGTCCTTGTCTTTTTTTGCGAGGGTAACTGTTCAGAAGGGGGTTGTCGGTGCTGGCTCGTAGGCTACATGTACTgcccctcctcttcttctttataaGCTCCTCCCACCAACTAATAATCTTCATCTTCGACAATGACTCTAGTGATGGTGGTTCTGATGATGAAGATTGTCGCGACCTGCGCTTCCTTCTGGCTTCCGCTCTCTGCCCCACCACCGATCACAGAGCCATTCGATGCCTCGAAGCCTCCAAAGTCACCGCCAATTACAGAGCTGCCACAACTGCCGCTTCCACCTCCACCACCCACCTTGCTGTCACCACTCACAACCTCCAATGAGCCCTTCAAGGCCCCCAATCTCGCAAAGTAGTCTCCAAAGTTGCCCCCAAAGTCGCCGTCTCCACCGATTGAGCTACCACCAATTCAGCTGCCACCGTAGCCGCTTCCACCACCCCCACCACCCCCACCACCCCTGTGACCTGAGAACCCTGTGAATTCATTCCTTTCTAGCTAGTAAATAATGTTAGGGTCTATTAATCAAGTCCAGTTTAATGAAATTATCAGGTTTTTCAACTAAAAAAATGCATTGTGCAAGGTTATTAAATGATTGTGCTAGACAATATATTGATACGTCAACGGCAAAGTGGGACAAATATGATTCACTAAACATGATATCTGTCCCATTGTAGAATATTTAActataaacttgaaaacttgcacagACCTTTTAAAAATATATGCAAGTCACTAAGAACTTACTAAGTTCTACGAGGAACAGAGACCTTGAATGAGGCTTCAAGGGCTTCTTTATAATTTTCTTCATCTATATTAATAAGCATGTGAGTTTTAAAATGAGGTTGGAAACTAGACTAGATTCGGTGGTCTTCCAGCTTACACCTACTCGTACCAGGTATGACGCCAAATCCTTATCAACGCCTCTATTTCTTGTTCGATACTGAGGGATAGATCGAGGGATTTATATAGAAAGACCAGATGTCCGAGAGTGTGAAATTTTGAGATCTTGTATGGTATTATTGTTTTTATGATGTGAAAATTTGAACCAAAAAAGTGATATCTAAAGATTTTATAATGGATGCATTTTATTTCCTGGTGGAAGACTACTTTGATgctagaatattaattaatacaaTATGTTTTATAAAGAGACTGAGAGTACTTTTCTCTATCAACATTGACGCTTTCCTGTTTTTCACGTGCAATGGGTAAGAATTAAACTGTGATTTGTTGATTTGGTGATGGTATTGGTGTTTCCTTTTCCAATTAGCTGGTATAAGTGTGatatcattttgatttgtgtgcatGCCTCTGCTGTAGGCACTTCTAATAAACTTACGTATACTGAAGTTTGGTATACCGAATTTCTTTATACTAAAACATCGGTATCCCGAAGATTTGGTGTATCAAGTGTCGGTATACTAAAGTTCGCTAAATTGAAATTCTTTATATTGGTataccaaacttaggtatatcgAAATTTTGGTGTACCAAGTGTGGGTATACCAAAGTTCGGTATACCAAACTTCAATATAGATATACTGAGTGGTGGTAGATGTGGACTATCCGTGGAAGAAGATAGTGGAAgaactttgatatttttttaatcattaatGTTTAGATAGAGGCTGTTCAGCCCCTCTTTTAGAGCTAACAGATTTTATCATCTGGATAATGTCCTTGTAATTTTTTGAGAGGGTAAACATTCACAAGGGGATTGTCGGCGCCGGCTCGCAGGCTACATGTACTgcccctcctcttcttctttataaGCTCCTCCCACTAGCTAGTAATCTTCATCTTCGACAATGGCTCTTGTGATGGTGGTTCTGATGAAGACGCTCGCCGCGACCTGCGCTTCCTTCTGGCTTCCGCTCTCTGCTCCACCGCCGATCACAGAGCCATTCGACGCCTCGAAGTTTCCAAAGTCACCGCCGATCACAGAGCTGCCTCAACCGCCGcttctgttggaaccccgaggtgttttgatgtgatcaaacaagttaagttaggtcctgcgttgtttaacccttgtgtctaagtgtgcaggaacttaggaacacaggaagtcgagcggaagacgcggctagcgagaaggacggcacgggagagagccgacgggctcggtgcgtccgagggacgaggtgtccgcggaagagtacaccggtggacgagaagaacgtgcgtggcgttcgagggacgagaaaccgggaaggaaggctgctcgaggagaaggccggaacatgggttcgggtgagccctattccggatggccgagatcacccatgctagtggagccggaacagaagacccggaccgagacgagctgaaccgaagcggagcgaccagacggaaaaagtcaactagagttgacttttggggtccggggcgcccggaaccatccggggcgcccggaatgaggtttttgaccagatcgagtcaaactcgatctgaacgttgggggataaagttttatccccccagggtgcctggaacccttccaggcgccccgaccaaggctataaatatagccttggtccagaagcaaatcaataaattagaacgacgaacttgtaatcaacttctgtgtgctttacttttcttcttgtacgttcaacgctgtaagaggctactccgcccagaggagaatcagatagtgcgcttacattccttggattagcaatcccctgattgcaaaccaagtaaaactctggtgtctgtttttctttacttagtctcttttatttatttaattacaagttcttttaagttagttgaatatccgagaaaggttcgtgttttatcttgtagggcaattcacccctcccctcttgccggcctccaaagggaccaacaagtggtatcagagcgaggacgcttcaggaggactaaccgccgatcgaagcaacaaagatggccggaccaagcatcgttccaccaaaattcgaggggaacttcacagactggaagcgtcgtatggaggtatttctaaaaaccgagattgaaatttattttattatgaaatacggttttgtagctccaacaaatcagaacggtgaagaaaaagaagaaagcaattggacaaaaaaagagcagaatgagttcg encodes the following:
- the LOC122040347 gene encoding proline-rich receptor-like protein kinase PERK9, translated to MTLVVVVLMMMLAATCTSFWLPLSAPPPITEPFDASKPPKSPPITELPQLSLPPPPLTLQSPLTASNEPFKSLKPSKSAPKLPPMLSSPPIELLPIQQPPQPLPPTPPPL